A window of Pedobacter lusitanus contains these coding sequences:
- a CDS encoding aminotransferase class I/II-fold pyridoxal phosphate-dependent enzyme — translation MKHGANDMMSEKISKRKADSTFRSLQYENDLHDFSSNDYLGFARSAELRRLVHETLKEHPQILSGSTGSRLLSGNTEFAEQLEKEIAGYHHAANGLIFNSGYAANSAIFSCLPQKDDTIIHDELIHASVIDGSRLSYATRVKFRHNDLEDLERKLKKSTGICYVAVESIYSMDGDQADLAGISSLCQLYQAHLIVDEAHAFGVTGTGLVDQLGIQDTVFARLITFGKALGLHGSIILGTDLLRDYLINFARPFIYTTALPYPQLLAIQLTYKHLLTHPELQSSLKHKSSLLKANLPQQYQLPCKDNPGAIHCLALPGNDQAIRFSRALQRNGFDVRPILNPTVPKGKERLRICIHLHNTDQEILQLCHHIKLLSQ, via the coding sequence ATGAAGCACGGCGCCAATGATATGATGTCTGAAAAAATAAGCAAAAGAAAAGCGGATTCGACTTTTCGTAGTCTTCAGTATGAGAATGACTTACACGATTTCAGTTCTAATGATTATTTAGGTTTCGCACGCAGTGCTGAATTGCGCCGGTTAGTTCATGAAACACTGAAAGAACATCCGCAAATACTTTCCGGTTCTACCGGTTCAAGGTTACTCAGCGGCAACACAGAGTTTGCCGAACAACTGGAAAAAGAAATAGCCGGCTATCATCATGCGGCAAATGGATTAATCTTCAATTCTGGTTACGCAGCCAATTCTGCTATTTTTTCCTGCCTGCCTCAAAAAGATGATACCATTATACATGATGAGCTTATTCACGCTTCAGTTATTGACGGATCAAGATTAAGTTATGCCACCAGAGTAAAATTCAGGCATAATGACCTGGAAGACCTGGAAAGAAAACTCAAAAAAAGCACAGGGATCTGTTATGTAGCAGTTGAAAGTATTTATTCAATGGATGGCGATCAGGCCGATCTGGCAGGGATTTCTTCACTTTGCCAGCTATATCAGGCACATTTAATTGTTGATGAGGCACATGCTTTTGGCGTAACAGGTACCGGCCTGGTAGATCAGCTGGGAATCCAGGACACAGTATTTGCACGCCTGATCACTTTCGGAAAAGCACTGGGTTTACATGGATCAATTATATTAGGTACTGATTTACTGAGAGATTACCTCATTAACTTCGCGCGCCCCTTCATATATACTACCGCCCTGCCCTATCCACAGCTTTTAGCTATCCAGCTCACCTATAAACACCTTTTAACTCACCCGGAGCTACAATCCAGCTTAAAACATAAATCATCGCTCCTGAAGGCTAATTTGCCGCAGCAGTATCAATTGCCATGCAAGGATAACCCCGGTGCTATACATTGCCTCGCTCTTCCGGGCAATGATCAGGCCATCAGATTTAGCAGGGCTCTGCAACGAAACGGGTTCGACGTTCGTCCTATTCTGAATCCTACAGTTCCAAAAGGAAAGGAAAGATTGCGGATTTGTATTCATCTCCATAATACCGATCAGGAAATTCTTCAATTATGTCATCATATCAAACTATTGAGTCAATAA
- a CDS encoding PLP-dependent aminotransferase family protein — MSSPVQISFPNVIHIDRSLDRPVYLQIAHQMINAIQRGVLLAGVQLPGTRSLSEALNVHRKTIIAAYDELDAQGWTEIRPNKGTFVRNKGPQENIALQSYDEKFLTSYPSETGYRFKQSILLDVLTVGPAAGLEFNDGLPDIRLLPLERLSKVYGGILKSKTNYKHFGYSHVEGNEYFRETLASYLNNTRGLHINKNNILTTRGIHMSIYMASSMLIEPGDLVIVGDLSYYLANMCFQQSGGRIISVPVDADGISVEAIRELCKTKKIRMLYLTPHHHYPTTVTLSAERRVELLQLAQTYGFIILEDDYDYDFHYNGNSVLPMASADTNGMVVYIGSFCKSLAPGFRSGYLIAPENLIREMAKFRRLVDRQGDMLMEQALAELLEEKEIQRHLKKAVKIYQERRDVFADLLEKHLGEELSFSSPPGGLSVWTKWNPQLNLMRISKNCLKRNLHLPQELLYQTDSFTAMRLGFGNLNSGELEEAVSILSQAVKES; from the coding sequence ATGAGTAGTCCGGTTCAGATTTCTTTTCCAAATGTTATCCATATCGACAGATCATTAGATCGTCCGGTATATCTTCAGATAGCCCATCAAATGATCAATGCGATACAAAGAGGGGTGCTTTTAGCCGGAGTTCAGCTGCCGGGAACCCGTAGTTTGTCGGAAGCCCTGAATGTGCACCGGAAAACGATAATTGCGGCATATGATGAGCTGGATGCTCAGGGATGGACTGAAATCAGGCCAAATAAGGGGACTTTTGTGAGAAATAAGGGGCCGCAGGAGAATATCGCCCTGCAATCTTATGATGAAAAGTTTCTGACCAGTTATCCTTCCGAGACCGGTTATCGTTTTAAACAAAGTATTCTGCTGGATGTATTAACTGTAGGGCCGGCTGCAGGGCTGGAATTCAATGATGGTCTTCCTGATATCCGATTGCTTCCACTGGAAAGATTATCAAAGGTTTATGGCGGAATTTTAAAAAGCAAAACGAATTATAAGCATTTCGGCTATTCTCATGTGGAGGGAAATGAATATTTCAGGGAAACACTGGCTTCATACCTTAATAATACCAGAGGACTGCATATCAATAAGAATAATATTCTGACAACCAGGGGGATTCATATGAGTATTTATATGGCATCGAGTATGCTGATTGAGCCCGGTGATCTGGTTATTGTAGGTGATTTAAGTTATTATCTGGCTAATATGTGTTTTCAGCAGTCAGGAGGCAGAATAATTTCTGTACCTGTTGATGCTGATGGGATTTCTGTAGAGGCCATCAGAGAGCTTTGCAAAACAAAAAAAATAAGGATGTTATACCTGACTCCTCATCATCATTATCCAACTACAGTGACTTTAAGTGCTGAGAGGAGGGTGGAACTATTGCAGCTGGCACAAACCTATGGCTTCATTATTCTGGAAGATGACTATGATTATGACTTTCATTATAACGGTAATTCTGTGTTACCGATGGCCAGTGCGGATACCAATGGGATGGTAGTTTATATCGGTTCATTCTGTAAATCCCTGGCCCCTGGTTTTCGTTCAGGATACCTGATTGCTCCGGAAAATCTGATCCGGGAAATGGCCAAATTCCGCAGGCTGGTAGACAGGCAGGGCGACATGCTGATGGAGCAGGCACTGGCCGAATTACTGGAGGAAAAAGAGATTCAGCGACACCTTAAAAAGGCAGTGAAAATCTATCAGGAACGCCGCGATGTTTTTGCAGATTTACTGGAAAAACATCTGGGAGAGGAGCTGAGTTTTTCTTCTCCACCAGGAGGATTGTCTGTCTGGACAAAATGGAATCCCCAGCTGAATCTGATGCGGATCAGTAAAAATTGTCTGAAGAGAAATCTGCATCTTCCTCAGGAATTATTGTACCAGACTGATAGTTTTACGGCCATGAGACTGGGCTTTGGAAATCTGAATTCGGGGGAGCTGGAAGAGGCTGTGAGTATACTTAGCCAGGCAGTAAAAGAGAGTTAA